The Halobellus sp. MBLA0158 genome has a window encoding:
- a CDS encoding DNA-directed RNA polymerase subunit H, with the protein MVDVSQHELVPEHTLIDEEEVESMLTQYDVKRTDLPKIKRRDPALPDEAEPGDVVKIVRDSRTTDKAVSYRLVIE; encoded by the coding sequence ATGGTAGACGTAAGCCAACACGAGCTCGTCCCAGAGCACACGCTCATCGATGAGGAGGAGGTCGAGTCGATGCTGACGCAGTACGACGTCAAGCGCACCGATCTCCCGAAGATCAAGCGGCGCGACCCGGCGCTCCCCGACGAGGCCGAGCCCGGCGACGTCGTCAAGATCGTCCGCGACTCCCGAACCACAGACAAAGCGGTATCCTACCGACTGGTGATCGAATGA
- a CDS encoding DUF7511 domain-containing protein — MPTDPHPLDVDSPEDDRGAAGEPTLSSRRYVARIETYEDAPDECTIFPQDADADELPTTWVSAEAGSYVSLEAMR; from the coding sequence ATGCCCACTGATCCCCACCCCCTCGACGTCGATTCGCCCGAAGACGACCGCGGCGCAGCCGGCGAGCCGACGCTCTCCAGCCGGCGTTACGTCGCCCGAATCGAGACCTACGAGGACGCCCCCGACGAGTGTACGATCTTCCCGCAGGACGCGGACGCCGACGAGCTCCCGACGACGTGGGTGTCCGCCGAGGCGGGCTCGTACGTCTCGCTCGAAGCGATGCGGTGA
- a CDS encoding S49 family peptidase, protein MSSNSSATSAKAIFVVAVVAAVLVSAVLAPVAHDYATSAQSDGTVSVITVSGTISSTTVDGIAEDLRNARTNESVKAVVLKVDSGGGAVAPSERLYLEVLRTAEEMPVVASVQGVGASGAYYGMLPADEIYVLSSSQVGSVGVIGTGGTTPLPDSVIRTGPDKAQPTTDQRRRTIESLKRQFVGRVMEHRGETITLSREEVAYAKTYLGPEAVQNGYADDIGALPTAIDRAAEMAGMDNYDVARQEPPSSLGLILLASDTDNGTMIYKRSDRTNGLAPVTQPLMVDEIPYYDPEVSANASA, encoded by the coding sequence ATGAGCAGTAACTCATCCGCGACCTCGGCGAAGGCGATATTCGTCGTCGCCGTCGTCGCGGCCGTCCTGGTGAGTGCGGTGCTCGCCCCCGTTGCCCACGACTACGCGACCTCCGCCCAGTCCGACGGGACGGTGTCGGTCATCACGGTCTCCGGCACCATCTCGTCGACGACGGTGGACGGGATCGCAGAGGACCTCCGCAACGCGCGGACCAACGAGTCCGTCAAGGCGGTCGTCCTCAAGGTGGACAGCGGCGGCGGGGCCGTCGCTCCCAGCGAGCGATTGTACCTCGAAGTGTTACGAACAGCAGAAGAGATGCCGGTCGTCGCGTCCGTCCAGGGCGTCGGCGCCTCGGGCGCGTACTACGGGATGCTGCCGGCCGACGAGATCTACGTCCTCTCTTCCTCGCAGGTCGGGAGCGTCGGCGTGATCGGGACCGGCGGGACCACCCCGCTTCCGGACTCCGTCATCCGCACGGGGCCCGACAAGGCCCAGCCGACGACCGATCAGCGACGGCGGACGATCGAGTCGCTCAAGCGGCAGTTCGTCGGGCGCGTGATGGAGCACCGCGGCGAGACCATCACCCTCTCGCGCGAGGAGGTCGCCTACGCGAAGACCTACCTCGGGCCGGAGGCCGTCCAGAACGGCTACGCCGACGACATCGGCGCGCTCCCGACGGCGATCGACCGCGCGGCCGAGATGGCCGGGATGGACAACTACGACGTGGCCAGACAGGAGCCGCCGAGTTCGCTCGGCCTGATCCTCCTGGCCAGCGACACCGACAACGGCACGATGATCTACAAACGGAGCGATCGGACGAACGGGCTCGCCCCCGTCACGCAACCGCTGATGGTGGACGAAATCCCCTACTACGACCCGGAGGTGTCGGCGAATGCAAGCGCGTGA
- a CDS encoding preprotein translocase subunit SecD, whose translation MVDVRDNWRILLLVVFILVSGFALLSPTLAPDDGGAGGDVAATSSVTNLQYGLELSGGTRVRAPLVGVTAEGVEFGGDDARTVEQAVAAELDGAGPADVIARAGTAAGQTTAQPQSGSTATVEVTAEGVATEDLASALDAAGYGYEDVRGGVTEATRQEVVRILQNKINEAGLSGGTVQQVTTAQGENYVLVEVPNQDASQVRELVAERGTVVIEAYYPTDGNYTREVALQQDDFQSIGTAQEGQSTGAYVPVTVRESIAPEFQQSMVDTGLAQQGGTRCTYQQNPNGTEPCLLLVVNGEVTNAFGMSPGLADTLRSGAWAQDPVFQLQTTNISEAQQVSINLRAGALPAQLDFSQDSGGTVSYISPSQGADFRVNSLITGIIAVLAVSGVVFVRYSDARVAAPMIVTALSEVVILLGFAAGIGYPLDLSVIAGFIAVIGTGVDDLIIIADEVMAEGEINSRRVFQSRFRKAFWVIGAAAATTILAMSPLAILSLGDLQGFAIFTILGVLVGVLITRPAYGDILRALTTVDR comes from the coding sequence ATGGTCGACGTCCGCGACAACTGGCGGATCCTGCTCTTGGTCGTGTTCATCCTCGTCTCCGGGTTCGCGCTACTCTCGCCGACGCTCGCGCCCGACGACGGGGGCGCCGGCGGCGACGTCGCCGCCACGAGCAGCGTGACGAACCTCCAGTACGGTCTCGAACTCTCCGGCGGGACCCGCGTCCGCGCCCCGCTCGTGGGCGTCACCGCCGAGGGCGTCGAGTTCGGCGGCGACGACGCCCGGACCGTAGAGCAGGCCGTGGCCGCGGAGCTCGACGGCGCCGGTCCCGCAGACGTCATCGCCCGCGCCGGCACGGCGGCCGGACAGACGACCGCACAGCCGCAGTCGGGGTCGACCGCGACCGTCGAGGTGACCGCCGAGGGCGTCGCGACCGAAGACCTCGCGTCGGCCCTCGACGCCGCCGGCTACGGATACGAAGACGTCCGCGGGGGCGTCACCGAGGCGACCCGCCAGGAGGTCGTGCGGATCCTCCAGAACAAGATCAACGAGGCCGGCCTCTCGGGCGGGACCGTCCAGCAGGTGACGACCGCGCAGGGCGAGAACTACGTCCTCGTCGAGGTGCCGAACCAGGACGCCTCCCAGGTCCGCGAGCTGGTCGCCGAACGCGGGACCGTCGTCATCGAGGCGTACTACCCGACCGACGGCAACTACACGCGAGAGGTCGCCCTCCAGCAGGACGACTTCCAGAGCATCGGAACGGCCCAGGAGGGCCAGAGCACCGGCGCCTACGTCCCCGTGACCGTCCGGGAGTCGATCGCGCCGGAGTTCCAGCAATCGATGGTCGACACCGGCCTCGCCCAGCAGGGCGGGACCCGGTGTACCTACCAGCAGAACCCCAACGGCACCGAGCCGTGTCTCCTGCTCGTCGTCAACGGCGAGGTGACGAACGCCTTCGGGATGAGTCCCGGCCTCGCTGACACGCTCCGGAGCGGTGCCTGGGCGCAGGACCCCGTGTTCCAGCTCCAGACCACGAACATCTCCGAGGCCCAGCAGGTCTCGATCAACCTCCGCGCGGGCGCGCTCCCTGCCCAACTGGACTTCTCGCAGGACAGCGGCGGGACGGTCTCGTACATCTCACCGAGCCAGGGCGCGGACTTCCGCGTGAACTCGCTCATCACCGGGATCATCGCCGTGCTCGCGGTCAGCGGCGTCGTGTTCGTCCGCTACAGCGACGCCCGCGTCGCGGCGCCGATGATCGTGACGGCGCTCTCGGAGGTCGTCATCCTGCTCGGGTTCGCCGCCGGGATCGGCTACCCGCTTGACCTCTCTGTCATCGCCGGCTTCATCGCCGTGATCGGGACCGGCGTCGACGACCTGATCATCATCGCCGACGAGGTGATGGCCGAAGGAGAGATCAACTCCAGGCGCGTCTTCCAGTCGCGCTTCCGGAAGGCGTTCTGGGTGATCGGCGCGGCGGCGGCGACGACCATCCTCGCGATGTCGCCGCTGGCGATCCTCTCGCTCGGCGATCTCCAGGGCTTCGCCATCTTCACCATCCTCGGCGTCCTCGTCGGGGTGCTCATCACCCGGCCGGCCTACGGCGACATCCTCCGGGCGCTGACGACGGTCGACCGCTGA
- a CDS encoding glucose-6-phosphate isomerase: protein MHVDLGSALDATPGVSRASLERLDEQVATAHERIEAGRRNAEHGYAALNLPDTVDLDAIRSAVAPFDDPAAVLTVGIGGSALGAATFADALSAPSDPDAYFLDNVDPEHVSELLASLPLDRTVVNVVSKSGTTAETLANFLVVRDAMADAGVDWTERTFVTTGEEGNLRGLAAEHDLPSLPVPDGVPGRFSALSTVGLAVAAIQGHDLDAIRDGAAEAADGLSGSLFETSAYAYGATTYALAGRGALTNAMMPYAERLETFAEWFAQLWAESLGKDGLGQTPARALGATDQHSQLQLYRAGPRDKLVTLVRPQERVDRDIPETDLSGLSYLGGSSLGDLLDAEFEATEASLAASGVPAIRIEIDAVDERSLGSLLYEMEAACVLYGELASVSTFSQPAVEWGKRAARGLLGGGDFEEAEAVDDRTSLVVE, encoded by the coding sequence ATGCACGTCGATCTCGGCAGCGCGCTCGATGCGACCCCGGGCGTCTCGCGGGCGTCGCTCGAACGGCTCGACGAACAGGTGGCGACGGCCCACGAGCGGATCGAGGCCGGTCGCCGGAACGCCGAACACGGCTACGCGGCGCTGAATCTCCCCGACACCGTCGACCTCGACGCGATCAGGAGCGCCGTCGCGCCCTTCGACGATCCGGCCGCCGTGCTGACGGTCGGCATCGGCGGGAGCGCCCTGGGCGCGGCCACTTTCGCCGATGCGCTCTCGGCCCCGTCGGACCCGGACGCGTACTTCCTCGACAACGTCGACCCCGAGCACGTCTCCGAACTGCTGGCGTCGCTGCCGCTCGACCGGACGGTCGTGAACGTGGTTTCCAAATCGGGGACGACGGCGGAGACGCTCGCGAACTTCCTCGTCGTCCGCGACGCGATGGCGGACGCGGGCGTCGACTGGACCGAACGGACGTTCGTCACCACCGGCGAGGAGGGGAACCTCCGCGGGCTGGCGGCCGAACACGACCTCCCGTCGCTTCCGGTCCCCGACGGCGTCCCCGGGCGGTTCTCGGCGCTCTCGACGGTCGGGCTCGCCGTCGCGGCGATCCAGGGCCACGACCTCGACGCGATCAGGGACGGCGCGGCCGAGGCGGCGGACGGGCTCTCCGGGTCGCTGTTCGAGACGTCCGCCTACGCGTACGGCGCGACCACGTACGCGCTCGCCGGGCGCGGCGCGCTCACGAACGCGATGATGCCCTACGCCGAGCGCCTGGAGACGTTCGCCGAGTGGTTCGCGCAGCTGTGGGCCGAGAGCCTGGGCAAGGACGGGCTCGGACAGACGCCGGCGCGGGCGCTCGGCGCGACCGACCAGCACTCCCAGCTCCAGCTCTACCGCGCCGGGCCGCGGGACAAGCTCGTCACGCTCGTCCGGCCGCAGGAGCGCGTCGACCGCGACATCCCCGAGACCGACCTGTCGGGCCTCTCGTACCTCGGCGGCTCCTCGCTCGGCGACCTGCTCGACGCCGAGTTCGAGGCGACGGAGGCGAGCCTCGCGGCGTCGGGCGTGCCGGCGATCCGGATCGAGATCGACGCGGTCGACGAGCGGAGCCTCGGCTCGCTGCTCTACGAGATGGAGGCCGCCTGCGTGCTCTACGGCGAGCTGGCGTCGGTGTCGACGTTCTCCCAGCCGGCTGTGGAGTGGGGCAAACGCGCCGCTCGCGGCCTGCTCGGCGGCGGTGACTTCGAGGAGGCCGAAGCGGTCGACGACCGGACGAGCCTCGTCGTCGAGTAG
- a CDS encoding DUF4112 domain-containing protein, with protein sequence MTRANESPPGDAPAPVRDEDADARLPRAADLTEAERVRLARVRRLSRALDSAVAIPGTNVRVGLDPVLGLLPGVGDAAAGALSAYVIAEAAALGVPRATLARMCLHVLVDAVVGSLPLVGDAFDAVWRANDRNVRLLEARLDDPRGERRDRRVVAALGLGILLLTVAVGAAGLAAVWWLSGVAGVV encoded by the coding sequence GTGACCCGCGCGAACGAGTCGCCGCCCGGAGACGCCCCCGCTCCCGTCCGCGACGAGGACGCCGACGCCCGACTACCCCGAGCCGCCGACCTGACCGAGGCCGAGCGCGTGCGGCTGGCCCGCGTCCGTCGCCTCAGCCGCGCGCTCGACAGCGCGGTCGCGATTCCGGGCACGAACGTCCGCGTCGGCCTCGACCCCGTCTTGGGCCTGCTCCCGGGCGTCGGCGACGCCGCCGCGGGCGCGCTCTCGGCCTACGTGATCGCCGAGGCCGCGGCGCTGGGCGTCCCGCGGGCGACGCTCGCGCGGATGTGCCTCCACGTCCTCGTCGACGCCGTCGTCGGCTCGCTCCCGCTCGTCGGCGACGCGTTCGACGCGGTCTGGCGCGCGAACGACCGGAACGTCCGCCTCCTGGAAGCGCGGCTCGACGACCCGCGGGGCGAGCGCCGGGACCGCCGAGTCGTGGCCGCGCTCGGTCTGGGCATACTCCTCCTGACGGTCGCGGTCGGCGCCGCCGGGCTCGCCGCCGTCTGGTGGCTCTCGGGCGTCGCGGGCGTCGTCTGA
- a CDS encoding ABC transporter ATP-binding protein: MGTPAIEIRDLRKSYGDVQALDGIDLTVPEGSFFGLLGPNGAGKTTFINVLVGLVRKSGGTARVFGHDVEDDYRSARDHIGLAPQEFNVDRFFPIREVLEHKAGYHGVPRDEAAERADEVLKRVGIYDKRDTRFDWLSGGMKRRFMLARALITDPDLLILDEPTAGVDVQLRRELWETIVDLNQRGTTVLLTTHYIEEAERLCDEVAILDSGRVVDVASPEELMDRGTDDVVIKLREAPTAVPDFAAEDDRVEEVDLDGERLVVTARQGGLVAPDLVRQLDRAGHEIVDLEIQRTSLEEVFVEMTRPEEERATPEVAVE; this comes from the coding sequence ATGGGAACGCCCGCGATCGAGATACGCGACCTGCGGAAGTCCTACGGCGACGTACAGGCGCTGGACGGGATCGACCTCACCGTGCCCGAGGGCTCCTTCTTCGGTCTGCTCGGTCCCAACGGCGCGGGGAAGACGACGTTCATCAACGTCCTCGTCGGCCTAGTCCGCAAGAGCGGCGGGACGGCGCGCGTGTTCGGCCACGACGTCGAAGACGACTACCGGTCGGCGCGCGACCACATCGGCCTCGCGCCCCAGGAGTTCAACGTCGACCGCTTCTTTCCGATCCGCGAGGTCCTAGAGCACAAGGCCGGCTACCACGGCGTCCCGCGGGACGAAGCCGCCGAGAGGGCCGATGAGGTGCTCAAGCGCGTCGGCATCTACGACAAGCGCGACACCCGCTTCGACTGGCTCTCCGGCGGGATGAAGCGCCGCTTTATGCTCGCGCGGGCGCTCATCACCGATCCCGACCTCCTGATCCTCGACGAGCCGACCGCCGGCGTCGACGTCCAGCTCCGGCGCGAGCTCTGGGAGACCATCGTCGACCTCAATCAGCGCGGGACGACGGTCCTGCTCACGACCCACTACATCGAGGAGGCAGAGCGGCTCTGCGACGAGGTCGCGATCCTGGATTCGGGCCGCGTCGTCGACGTCGCCAGCCCCGAGGAGCTGATGGACCGCGGCACCGACGACGTCGTGATCAAACTGCGCGAGGCGCCGACCGCCGTGCCCGACTTCGCGGCCGAGGACGACCGCGTCGAGGAGGTCGACCTCGACGGGGAGCGCCTCGTCGTCACCGCGCGGCAGGGCGGCCTCGTCGCGCCCGATCTCGTCCGACAGCTCGACCGCGCGGGACACGAGATCGTCGACCTGGAGATCCAGCGGACCTCCCTGGAGGAGGTCTTCGTCGAGATGACTCGCCCCGAGGAAGAGCGCGCGACCCCGGAGGTGGCGGTCGAATGA
- the rnhB gene encoding ribonuclease HII: MTHDRDDEEGATDAHPDEVAIGTDEAGKGPVLGPMVAAAVRAAPARIPDDVDDSKRLSPATRRDLAEALRTSPDVDVGVAVVPTERIDDPETDMNSLTVAAHAEAVAAVAREGDRVVADAGDVSESRFARRVRERASDGGPSVAVYAEHGADETYPLVAAASVVAKVERDARIEALDDEFAEYGPVGSGYPSDPTTREFLRRYVEATGELPDCARASWSTSEDVLAAAEQSGLSEF; encoded by the coding sequence ATGACCCACGACCGCGACGACGAGGAGGGGGCGACGGACGCACACCCCGACGAGGTCGCCATCGGCACCGACGAGGCCGGAAAGGGCCCCGTGCTCGGCCCGATGGTCGCCGCCGCCGTCCGCGCCGCGCCCGCCCGGATTCCGGACGACGTCGACGACTCGAAGCGGCTCTCGCCGGCGACGCGACGCGACCTCGCCGAGGCGCTTCGGACGTCTCCCGACGTCGACGTCGGCGTCGCCGTCGTCCCGACCGAGCGCATCGACGACCCCGAGACGGATATGAACTCCCTGACGGTCGCGGCGCACGCCGAGGCCGTCGCGGCGGTCGCTCGCGAGGGCGACCGGGTCGTCGCCGACGCGGGCGACGTGAGCGAGTCGCGGTTCGCGCGCCGCGTCCGCGAGCGCGCGAGCGATGGCGGTCCGTCGGTCGCGGTGTACGCCGAACACGGCGCCGACGAGACGTATCCGCTCGTCGCGGCCGCGTCGGTCGTCGCGAAGGTCGAACGCGACGCCAGAATCGAGGCGCTCGACGACGAATTCGCAGAGTACGGCCCCGTCGGGAGCGGGTACCCGAGCGATCCGACGACGCGGGAGTTCCTCCGGCGCTACGTCGAGGCGACGGGCGAACTCCCCGACTGCGCCCGGGCGTCGTGGTCGACGTCCGAGGACGTCCTCGCGGCGGCCGAGCAGTCGGGGCTCTCGGAGTTCTGA
- a CDS encoding DUF5812 family protein, which translates to MTDADPTSEERIEGTFLVTAADDASAVLKNVESGQVHTLSSNPGVERNDVVEGAVSPDPPMNVSYRLIETVSRRSLSVERSEEPPTANSEEIAASQEVGELTRKPRAGDGEIHVITVPEDDTEAAVDDVLDDEEGLLSRAARLDVNRVEIRSSPGVLAVRYMP; encoded by the coding sequence ATGACTGACGCCGATCCCACGAGCGAAGAGCGGATCGAGGGCACCTTCCTCGTGACCGCCGCGGACGACGCCTCGGCGGTCCTGAAGAACGTCGAGAGCGGACAGGTCCACACGCTGTCGTCGAACCCCGGCGTCGAGCGCAACGACGTCGTCGAGGGCGCCGTCTCGCCGGACCCGCCGATGAACGTCTCTTACCGGCTCATCGAGACGGTCTCGCGGCGGTCGCTGTCGGTCGAGCGGAGCGAGGAGCCGCCGACCGCCAACAGCGAGGAGATCGCCGCGTCCCAGGAGGTCGGCGAGCTCACGCGGAAGCCGCGCGCCGGAGACGGCGAGATCCACGTCATCACCGTTCCCGAGGACGACACCGAGGCGGCCGTCGACGACGTCCTCGACGACGAGGAGGGGCTGCTCTCGCGGGCCGCCCGGCTCGACGTGAACCGGGTCGAGATCCGCTCGTCGCCGGGCGTGCTCGCGGTGCGGTACATGCCGTAG
- a CDS encoding tRNA pseudouridine(54/55) synthase Pus10: protein MSILDDARALAAQDPVCDACLGRVFADRSHGLTNEDRGRSLRIAAALDDDEPHEPVDTESCWVCEGRCAEFDEWAARCADAVSDTAFDTYQVGTRTPPLIEENEELLRETAGLDPEAGELFKSEFNREVGKRVGRRTDTTVEFGRPDVQFTLDLEADRVEVDVHSAFVYGRYRKLERDIPQTEWPCSDCDGSGYVGKQQCETCEGTGYLYQDSVEGLTAPVVRDVMDGTDAKFHGAGREDVDARMLGTGRPFVIEVMEPRRRRVDTERLEGDINAFAGGKVEVEGLRLATYEMVERVKGLDASKRYRAEVEFGDAVDDDALADALAELEGATIEQYTPHRVDHRRANLTRERSVYEADGEREDAYHATVEIHGEGGLYIKELVSGDEGRTEPSLAGLLGVDAEVTALDVVGVYGEEGDFEDEAYFLESAVDGGDGMDDESTDDAGDADAPNAAE from the coding sequence ATGAGCATCCTCGACGACGCCCGCGCGCTCGCCGCGCAGGACCCGGTCTGTGACGCCTGTCTCGGCCGGGTCTTCGCCGACCGGAGCCACGGGCTCACGAACGAAGACCGCGGCCGGAGCCTGCGGATCGCCGCCGCGCTCGACGACGACGAGCCCCACGAGCCGGTCGACACCGAGTCCTGCTGGGTCTGCGAGGGCCGGTGCGCCGAGTTCGACGAGTGGGCCGCGCGCTGTGCCGACGCCGTTTCCGATACGGCGTTCGACACCTACCAGGTCGGCACCCGGACCCCACCGCTGATCGAGGAGAACGAGGAACTCCTCCGGGAGACCGCCGGCCTCGACCCCGAGGCGGGCGAACTCTTCAAGTCGGAGTTCAACCGCGAGGTGGGCAAGCGCGTCGGCCGCCGCACCGACACGACCGTGGAGTTCGGGCGCCCGGACGTGCAGTTCACGCTCGACCTGGAAGCCGATCGCGTCGAGGTCGACGTCCACTCGGCGTTCGTCTACGGGCGCTACCGGAAGCTCGAACGCGACATCCCGCAGACGGAGTGGCCCTGCAGCGACTGTGACGGCTCGGGCTACGTCGGCAAACAGCAGTGTGAGACCTGCGAGGGGACCGGCTACCTCTACCAGGACAGCGTCGAGGGCCTGACCGCGCCGGTCGTCCGCGACGTGATGGACGGCACCGACGCGAAGTTCCACGGCGCCGGCCGCGAGGACGTCGACGCGCGGATGCTCGGCACCGGCCGGCCGTTCGTCATCGAGGTGATGGAGCCGCGGCGCCGCCGGGTCGACACCGAGCGCCTGGAGGGCGACATCAACGCCTTCGCCGGGGGGAAGGTCGAGGTCGAGGGACTGCGGCTCGCGACCTACGAGATGGTCGAGCGCGTCAAGGGCCTGGACGCCTCGAAGCGGTACCGCGCCGAGGTCGAGTTCGGCGACGCCGTCGACGACGACGCCCTCGCCGACGCGCTCGCGGAACTGGAAGGCGCCACGATCGAGCAGTACACGCCCCACCGCGTCGATCACCGCCGGGCGAATCTCACCCGCGAACGGTCGGTCTACGAGGCCGACGGCGAGCGCGAGGACGCCTACCACGCCACCGTCGAAATCCACGGCGAGGGCGGCCTCTACATCAAGGAGCTCGTCTCCGGCGACGAGGGGCGGACCGAGCCGAGCCTCGCCGGCCTGCTCGGCGTCGACGCCGAGGTGACGGCGCTGGACGTCGTCGGCGTCTACGGCGAGGAGGGGGACTTCGAGGACGAGGCGTACTTCCTCGAATCGGCAGTCGACGGCGGAGACGGAATGGACGACGAGAGCACCGACGACGCGGGCGACGCCGACGCCCCGAACGCCGCGGAATGA
- a CDS encoding ABC transporter permease: MSSETRSDRASESAGRTGLTGFVSLLRREVLRFIRRPRNTFVPPFITNVLYFSVFGVILGERIDEIAGVPYILFILPGLVVLGAISNAFENTSFNIFHGRWNRYIEEVLTSPLSYRTMVGAYVLAAAIRGAIVGVLIALIGAFFTSVGAAQPFYLVAFGVVITVLFAGLGVVAGLWADDFDDLTMLNQFILRPLVFFGGVFYSLNELPETVQQVSLLNPMIYMVNGVRYGFLGVSEVDPNASLAVLTGLAVAVVALDVALFRRGYGLTD, encoded by the coding sequence ATGAGCTCCGAGACGCGGAGCGATCGGGCCTCCGAGTCGGCCGGTCGCACGGGCCTCACGGGCTTCGTCTCGCTCCTGCGGCGTGAGGTCCTGCGGTTCATCCGCCGGCCGCGCAACACCTTCGTCCCGCCGTTCATCACGAACGTCCTCTACTTCTCGGTGTTCGGCGTCATCCTCGGCGAGCGGATCGACGAGATCGCCGGCGTCCCGTACATCCTCTTCATCCTCCCCGGGCTGGTGGTGCTGGGCGCGATCTCGAACGCCTTCGAGAACACCTCGTTCAACATCTTCCACGGCCGGTGGAACCGCTACATCGAGGAGGTGCTGACCTCGCCGCTCTCGTATCGAACGATGGTCGGCGCGTACGTGCTCGCGGCGGCGATCCGCGGCGCGATCGTCGGGGTCCTGATCGCGCTCATCGGCGCGTTCTTCACCTCCGTCGGCGCGGCCCAGCCGTTCTACCTCGTCGCGTTCGGCGTCGTCATCACGGTGCTCTTCGCGGGCCTCGGCGTCGTCGCCGGGCTCTGGGCCGACGACTTCGACGACCTGACGATGCTGAATCAGTTCATCCTGCGTCCGCTGGTCTTCTTCGGCGGCGTGTTCTACTCGCTGAACGAACTGCCGGAGACGGTCCAGCAGGTGTCGCTCCTGAATCCGATGATCTATATGGTCAACGGCGTCCGGTACGGCTTCCTCGGCGTCAGCGAGGTCGATCCGAACGCGTCCCTCGCGGTCCTGACCGGGCTCGCGGTCGCGGTCGTCGCGCTCGACGTCGCGCTCTTCCGGCGCGGGTACGGCCTGACCGACTGA
- the secF gene encoding protein translocase subunit SecF has translation MVEFTVPEVDYTRYTNRQLAAIPLAVLVVALLVIAGWYVMTGSPVNQGIAFTGGTEVQVAIDGPQSAAEQQIRDAFSAEPESIRSVPAQSVYVVTFQSEAGSGGVSASDLEQQAEAAGLDVRSISSVSASFGANTQVLALGGLAVAFLGMSVLVFAMFRVFVPSVAVVLSAFSDIVIPVALMNVLGIELSLGTVAALLMLIGYSVDSDILLNNHILRRSGDFYESTYRAMRTGVTMTLTSIAAMIVMTITATLFGIQLLAAIGTVLVFGLAADLMNTYLLNLSLLRWYKFKGVSR, from the coding sequence ATGGTCGAGTTTACGGTACCGGAGGTCGATTACACCCGGTACACGAACCGCCAGCTGGCGGCGATCCCGCTCGCCGTCCTGGTGGTGGCGCTCCTCGTCATCGCGGGCTGGTACGTGATGACGGGATCGCCGGTGAATCAGGGCATCGCGTTCACCGGCGGGACGGAGGTACAGGTGGCGATCGACGGGCCACAGTCCGCGGCCGAACAGCAGATCAGAGACGCCTTCTCGGCCGAGCCCGAGTCGATCCGCTCGGTGCCGGCACAGAGCGTCTACGTCGTGACGTTCCAGTCCGAGGCGGGGTCCGGGGGCGTGAGCGCCTCCGACCTGGAGCAGCAGGCCGAGGCCGCCGGACTCGACGTCCGATCGATCTCGTCGGTCTCGGCGAGCTTCGGCGCGAACACGCAGGTGCTCGCGCTCGGCGGCCTCGCGGTCGCCTTCCTCGGGATGAGCGTGCTCGTCTTCGCGATGTTCCGCGTGTTTGTCCCCTCGGTCGCGGTCGTGCTCTCGGCGTTCTCCGACATCGTCATCCCGGTCGCCCTGATGAACGTCCTCGGGATCGAGCTGTCGCTGGGGACGGTCGCGGCGCTGTTGATGCTCATCGGGTACTCCGTCGACTCGGACATCCTCCTGAATAACCACATCCTGCGCCGCTCGGGCGACTTCTACGAGTCGACTTACCGCGCGATGCGGACGGGTGTGACGATGACGCTGACGTCGATCGCCGCGATGATCGTGATGACGATCACGGCGACGCTGTTCGGGATCCAACTCCTGGCGGCGATCGGGACCGTCCTCGTCTTCGGGCTCGCCGCGGACCTGATGAACACCTACCTCTTGAATCTGAGCCTGCTCCGCTGGTACAAATTCAAGGGGGTGTCCCGCTGA